The genomic stretch TCCAATTTAAAAAGGGCAGCACAGGAACAGGATCTGCATAGTTCAGATTTGTCACTGCAATCCATTTGGTCCATTGATCCAGAATGATCGCCAGAATGGCCAGTCCAACCCACCATAAATTATGTGGATAGAACTGGAATAAGCCCTTTTTGCTGTGGGTATTAGGCATATTTTCTCTCTTCGCCTTGGCCTGTAGGAAGGTTGATGATACAACGACCGCATAGACCAGGATGTGCAGAATGTGTATTTACATCTGGTAATACATGCCAGCAACGTACGCATTTTTCGCCATCCGCTGCTGAAACTTTCACATTCAAGCCTTCAAGATCAGACGCTTCACCTTGTGCTGCATCAAACTCATTGACGATCACTTGTGATGTGATCAGTACGAAACGAAGCTCATCACTTAACTTATCTAGCACTGCTTTTAATTCAGCATTTGCCCAAAGTTCAACTTTGGCAGACAAGTTAGAACCGACAGTTTTGGCGGTACGTGCAGTTTCAATGAATTTGTTTACTGCAGATTTCACAGCAATGAGCGTTTGCCATTCAGCTTCAGATACTACATTTGCAGTTGAAGCCACAGGAATGTCATACCATTCAGCCGTGAACACGTATTTCTCTGATTGCTCAGGAATTAACGGCCAAGCTTCTTGTGCAGTAAAGCTCAGGATTGGTGACATCCAACGCACGAATGCCTGTACCAGGTGATACAATGCAGTTTGTGCAGAATGACGTGCTTGCGAATCCGCTTTAGTGGTGTACTGACGGTCTTTGATAATGTCTAAGTAGAAACCACCTAAGTCGTTAATACAGAAATTCGTTAAAGTAGTGGTGACGATATGGAAGTTCATATCTTCGTATGCTTTCTTAATGGTTTCTTGCACTTCAGATGCACGTTGCAAGATGTATTGATCAAGCGCGATCAATTGATCTACAGGAAGCGCATCTGTTGATGGTTTGAAGCCATTCAGGTTAGCAAGCAAGAAACGAAGCGTGTTACGGATACGACGATAACCGTCAGAGGCACGGCTAAAGATTTCTTTACCAGCGGTCATTTCATAACGGTAATCCGCAGAGGCGATCCAGAAACGTAAACCATCCGCACCCATATCTTTAATGATGTCTTGTGGTGTGATCACGTTACCAATCGACTTCGACATCTTACGGCCTTTCTCATCCACCACGAAACCGTGTGTGAGCAAGCCTTTATATGGCGCACGTTCATTGATTGCAATCGAGGTCAATAATGAAGATTGGAACCACCCACGGTGTTGGTCTGAACCTTCCAGATATAAATCAGCAGGATCAGTCAATTCTTCACGTTCACGCAGTACCGCATAGTGTGTTGTACCTGAGTCGAACCACACGTCTAAGGTGTCACGAACTGCATTATATTGCTCAGCATCCGCACCGATGAACTCAGATGCATTACGGTTGTACCAGCCATCAATACCTTCTTGCTCGATCAGTTTCGCGACTTCTTCGATCAGTTCAGGCGTACGCGGATGCAATTCATTGGTGTCTTTATGTACGAAGAACGGAATTGGCACGCCCCAAGTACGTTGACGTGAAATACACCAATCTGGACGACCTTCAATCATCGCCTGAATCCGGTTTTTACCCCAGTCCGGTACAAAGCTGATATCGTTTTCAATCGCGTTTAACGCATTTTGACGCAGACCTTTGGCATCCATGCTGATGAACCATTGTGGGGTCGCACGGAAGATAATCGGCGTTTTATGGCGCCAGCAATGTGGGTAGCTATGCTTGATCACCACATGTGCCCAAAGCTTGGTTGCTTCAGTCAATGCCGCAATAATTTTTGGATTGGCTTTGTAGATGTGCTCACCCGGGAAGATTGGTGATGTTGGTAAATACACACCATTACCGCCGACTGGGTTTTCCACTTTTAAGTTGTACTGTAAACCAACTTTATAGTCGTCCACACCGTGGCCCGGTGCGGTATGTACTGCACCTGTACCACTAGCATCAGTGACATGTTCACCCAAGATCACTGGCACTTGGCGTTCAGCGATTAAAGGATGTTGTAGGATTAATTTTTCAAGTTTTGCACCTGTGAATTCAGCAAGCACTTCAAATGCAGTAAAGCCATAACGCTGAGTCGCAGACTCAACCAATGATTTCGCCAAAATGAAGTTTTGTGCAGCTTTATCTTCGGCTGTTGCTTTAACGAGTTGATACTCAAGCTCCGCATGCAATGCAACCGCCTGGTTAGCAGGCATGGTCCAAGGTGTCGTGGTCCAGATTACGATGTCGGTACGATCGGCAACGTCTACACCTAAACGAGCAGACAAATCAGCTAAATCAACAACGGTAAAACCGACGTCAATTGCATCCGATTTTTTATCTTCATATTCAACTTCAGCTTCAGCCAATGATGAACCACAGTCCAGACACCAGTTGACTGGTTTAAGACCTGGCTCGATATGACCTGCTTTCGCGATTGCACCCAGTGAACGTACGATGTCGGCTTCTTGTTTGAAGTTCATCGTTAGGTAAGGATTGTCCCAATCACCGAATACGCCCATACGTACGAAGTCTTTCTTTTGAAGCTCAACTTGGGTGTAGGCATATTCACGGCAGGCTTTACGGAAAGTTGATGCATCCACTTTCACGCCGACTTTACCGACTTTTTCTTCGACTTTGAGTTCGATTGGTAAACCATGACAGTCCCAGCCTGGTACATATGGCGCATCAAAACCATCCATGACACGGCTTTTGATAATGATGTCTTTGAGTACTTTATTGACTGCATGACCCAAATGGATTTGACCATTGGCATAAGGAGGGCCGTCATGAAGCACGTATTTTTTCTTGCCAATACGCGATTCACGAATCTGCTGATAAATGTTGTCGGCATACCACTCTTCTAACCATTTCGCTTCACGTACTGCCAAATTTGCTTTCATTGCAAAGTCAGTACCTGGGAGGTTTAGCGTGGCTTTATAGTCCACTGCATTTTCAGGAGTTTGCTTATCGCTCATGCAAGTCGTCTTCCAATCTAATCAGTTATGTCACTGACACGTTTTACAATAAAAATATGGGATATTAAAAGGGAAATGTGGGGTGATTTCGACGAAACTCAAGCAGTTTCTCGACATCATCATCAATTCCGGCTTTTAGCGCTTCAAGCGAAGGATAGTCCTTTTCGCCATGTAAATAGTTTAAGAACGTCACCCGCATCAACAGGCCATACAGATTAGCAGAAACATCTGGAAAATGTACTTCTAATCGCCACTCTGGATGTGCTTGTTTGATGGCTGGACGTGTGCCGACATGACCTGCCCCAAACAGGGCAGTTGGGTCATAACCCGCAATGCCGGTTTGCGTTGCAGAATCGGCTTTTACTTTGTCTTTTAAGGATTGGGTTTCACAAATGACTTCCACCCCATAAATTCCTTTCAGGCAGGGCTTATGACGGTTGAGCCGTACATTAATGGTCGGGAAATCAATGGTTCGACCAATCTGATCGCCATATTGCACCCGCCCAGTAATGCTATAAGGACGACCCAGCAATTGTGCGGCCAAGGCTAAATCACCAGCTTGCAAGGTCTGGCGAATCCGGGTGGAACTGACCCGTTCACCATCTAGAGCAATGGTATTTAAATTGGTCACTTCAAACCCGTAATTGCGCAGGAATTCGCTGTTGCCTTGGCGGTTTTTACCAAAGTGAAAATCATCGCCTAAGACCAGATGCCGGGCATTCAGTTTTTCTTTTAAAATGTCGGCAAAGGCTTCTGCAGTCAGGCTGCGGAAAGTATGGTCAAATTTCGCCACCGCGATATAGTCCACACCCAGCTCAGTCAGGTATTCAACTTTTTCACGCAACGATGAAATACGCGGTGGGGCATCATAACCTTGAAAGTATTCAAGTGGTTGCGGCTCGAAAATCATCACTACAGATTTTAAACCCTGTGCTTCAGCCACCTGTTGCAGCTGACGGATCATCGCCTGATGGCCTAAATGCACGCCGTCAAAATTACCGATCGTCACGGCAGTTTTGGGTAATTCAGAATGAGAGGCTAAAGCATTTAGACGGAGCAGCTGCATGGGCAAATCAAGTGCTTAGAAATATCGAGAGGCTATATATTGCCATAATCTCGCGCTTTCGTCTTGCTGTTGTGTTTTTATGCAATATTTTTCTTGAAAATTCATCTTCCTTAGCATTGAGCAGTTTTGTTTTTGTACACATTGATCATGTCTGATCAGAGCACTGGTGCTTTTCATTCAGCCGCTTTTGTTTTCTAATATCAGGGTTTTTCTTGATATCAGGTATTTCGAATGTCCGATTTGGCGCTCATCATGGCTCTACCCAATGAATCCAAAGGCTTATTTGAAGCAGAAGGCATTCAGGTACATTACAGCGGGATTGGTAAAGTCAATGCGGCTTTTAAAGCTTTTGAGGTGATTCAGAATACCGGTTGCAGTACCTTGCTGAATTTGGGCAGCGCGGGGAGTTCGCATTTCGATGCGCATGAACTGGTCGAAGTCACGCAATTTGTACAGCGTGATATGGATGTTTCACCCCTCGGCTTTGAGGTCGGCATGACCCCGATGGATCAGCATTTCCCAGGTGCGATTGAGCTGGATTCTTTCTTTGACCATTTGCCGAAAGGAATTTGTGGGACAGGCGACAGCTTTGAAACCGGTATTTCAAAAGTGGCGTGTAATCTGGTCGATATGGAAGGCTATGCTTTGGCAAAAGTCTGTAAAAAGCTGGGCGTTCGGCTGATTTCAGTGAAATACATTAGTGATGGAGCCAATGAGACTGCGCATCTGGATTGGGAAGAAAATCTGTTACTGGGTGCGAAAAAATTATTAGATTTATATCAAATGGTAAAATAAACAGGAAGGTCAAGTTTGCTTGGCGACCATAGCAACTATGGTCGTGTGCCAATCAGAAGCGCTTGCTTATTTATCCGTACGTGGAATCACGCCGTATAACATCATGTGTACCGTATGCTGGATAATGCGTTGCTGCATGCTGCGGTTACGCAAAGTTTTACCCGTGACCATTTCCATTTGAGTGGCAAAGTCTGCATAGTTCTGGGTAATCGCCCAAATATTCAGAATCAGTAACTCAGGATCAATATCTGCAGAAATCTTGCCTTGCTCTTGCCAGTTGGAAATTACTTTGGCTTTACGCTTGACCAGTTTTTTCAGCGGACCTTTTAAAATTTCCAGAATATGCGGTGCACCTTGAATCACCTCCAAAGCAAATAAACGAGATGCTTTAGGCTGGGTACGCGACACTTCAATTTTTTGCATCAAATAATTGGTGATCGCTTCTTCAGGTTCAAGTTCAGCTTCCAGGGTTTGTAAAGGCGCCAGCCATTTTTGTAGAACGGTGGTTAATACCTCGACATACAGGGCTTCTTTATTTTCATAATAATAGAAAATATTCGACTTATGCATTTCTGCAATTTGTGCGATTTCATCCAGACTTGCCCCATTAAAACCATATAGGGAAAATACGTCTAGTGCAGCATTTAGCAGCTGATTGCGTTTTTGAGTACTCTTTTTTTGTTCCATTAGCAAATATAAAAAACAATGAAAAAGGGAATCCTCAATTGTACGGCAAATCATCAGATTTGTGCACACAGTCACAGGCTAATTTTTTGAATAATGATGATTTATTCTCTAGATCAATATTTAAAACAGGCTAAATGCATTTACACCAAGAGAAAAATTCAAGTTTCTGAAAATACTTCATTTATTCATCTTTTTTCTTCATCAATGCAAGAGAGGAATAATACTGAAATGAATCTGATAAAAATGTTCTCTTATTGAGATAAATGTATTTTTATAAGAATAAGACCCAAAACCATGCGCGATTTTAGGTTGGATTGGGTATTCAGGTCGCTAAAACTGCCTGCAAGACCTGCTGTTCTAGTTCTGCAAATGTCACACTTTTTTGCCGGGGACGTGGCAAATTGACCTTAAATTCTTTGGCAATATGGCCTTTGTCCAGCAAGATAATCCGGTCTGCCAATTGCACTGCTTCACTGACATCATGCGTGACCAGAATGGCGGTAAAGCCTTGTTCGGTCCAGAGACGTTCAATCAGGTTCTGCATTTCCAGACGTGTCAGGGCATCCAGGGCGCCGAGCGGTTCATCCAGCAGTAGAATACGCGGCTGATGCGATAATGCCCTCGCCAAGGCGGTACGTTGCCGTTGTCCTCCAGAAAGCTGTGAAGGCCACAGTCCAGCTTTTTCTTTGAGTCCGACCTTTTCCAGCATTTGCGAAGCTTTGGCATGCTGCTCCTTCGGTAAACCGAGTTGAACATTCTGTTCGATGCTGCGCCAGGGCAGCAGGCGAGGGTCCTGAAACATCACCCGGATATCATCGGTAGTAATGCCTTCGCGAATATGCCGGGCTGACTTAAACTTGATTTCGCCGTAGCTTTGCTGTTCCAGATCGGCAATCAGGCGCAATAAGGTACTTTTACCACAACCGCTGCGACCAACAATTGCCAGAAATTCACCCGGCTGGATATGCAGGTCCAGATCTTCCAGAACCTTGACCGAACCGTAAAACTTGTGCAGCTGTTCAATGATAATTTCGGCACCGATCACTGCAGCAGGATTGATCTCTGCCGCAGGTTGGTCCAGTGGCACAATCGGGTCATTGGCATGACACCCTAAACTGAGATCAGTCATCACATGCTCCTCATTTATTCTTTATTCTTGATAGCCGGCATGCCAGCGCAGCAGGAATCGCTCTAAGGCCGCGGCCAGAACATCGGCCAGTTTGCCGAGCAGGGCATACAATAAAATACCTACCAGAACCACGTCAGTTTGCAAAAATTCACGTGCATTCATGGTCATATAACCAATACCAGACTGGGCGGAAATGGTTTCGGCCACGATTAACAATACCCAGACCAGACCTAGAGAAAAACGCAGTCCGACCAGAATTGACGGCATCGCACCCGGCAGAATAATTTCTTTATACAGTTGCCAGCGAGTTAAGCCATAGCTTTTGCCCATCTCGATCAATTGCGGATCGACGGAGCGGATGCCATGATAGGTATTGATATAAATCGGGAAAAATACCCCAATCGCCACCAGAAACAATTTGGCAGATTCATCAATCCCGAACCATAAGATGACTAGGGGAATGAGTGCCAGTGCAGGAATATTGCGGATCATCTGCAAGGTGGTGTCGAGCAGGGTAGAGGCAGTTTTGGATGAACCATTTAACAGACCCAGCAATAGGCCCAAACCACCACCTACCAATAATCCGCTGATGGCACGTCCTGCACTGACTTGCACATGCGTCCACAGTTCACCGCTGAGCAATAAATTCCAGAAGGCTAAAACCACGGCACTCGGTGCAGGCAGAATCCGGCTTTCCAGCAGGCCTGTGCTAGAGGCAATTTGCCAAACTGCAATCAAGAAAATTGGAACCAGCCAGGGCAGCAGATGCTGCCCCAGAATTGTTCCACGTGAAACCTGCTTTGGGGTCAGGGTTTCAACGGAAACGACTTTTGACATTAAGCAGACTCCTTAATTTTCTCAGCCTGCTTGTTCTCGTCCGGTGTGTAGTTGTTCGCCACGATTTCACCAAATGGACCGGTCAAGTTTGGTTGAGTGAGTTTTTGCTGGGTTTCCAGTGGAAGTAAAGGGAATACCAGTTCTGCAAAACGGATGGATTCTTCCAGATGTGGATAGCCTGAGAAAATAAAGGTGCTGATCCCCAGATCGGCATATTCCTGGATACGTGCAGCGACAGTTTCCGGATCGCCGACCAGTGCCGTACCTGCACCACCACGAACCAGACCCACACCTGCCCAGAGGTTTGGAGAAACTTCGAGTTTGCTGCGATCGCCATTGTGCAGTTCTGCCATACGGCGCTGACCGACCGAGTCCATGGATTTGAACTTGGCTTGGGCTGCAGCGATAGTGGCATCATCCACATATTGAATCAGTTCTTCAGCCGCCGCCCAGGCCTGCTCATTGGTTTCGCGTACGATCACGTGTAAACGGATCCCGTAATTCAGTTCACGACCTTTAGCTGCAGCCTTGGCTTTTACCACTGCAATTTTTTCTTTGACTGCTGCCGGTGGCTCGCCCCAGGTCAAGTAAGTATCGACCTGATCCGTGGCCAGCTCAATGGCATCATCCGATGAGCCACCAAACCATAAAGGCGGATGCGGCTGCTGAATGGGTGGATACAGCAATTTTGCATCATCGACACTTAAGCGTTCACCATGGAATGTGAAGCTTTCACCAGTATGCGAGCATTTTAAAATTTCACGCCAGATGGTGGTGTATTCAGTTGCTGTTTTATAGCGGGTTTTGTGATCTTCATAGACGCCGTCACCTTTTAGTTCCTGCTCGTCACCGCCAGTCACCAGATTAAGCAGCACCCGGCCATTAGACAAGCGGTCAAAGGTCGCGGCCATACGTGCAGCCAGTGCCGGCGTGGTCACGCCTGGACGCAACGCCACCAGGAATTTTAATTTTTTGGTCGCATCAATCAGGCTGGCTGCGGTTAACCATGGATCTTCACAAGAACGGCCAGTCGGAATCAGGACACCTTCATAACCTAAGTTATCTACCGCAACGGCAATCTGCTTCATGTAGGCATGATCTACAACACGTGCACCCTTGCTGGTGCCTAAGTAACGACTGTCGCCATGAGTGGGGATAAACCAGAAAATTTTCATGTGATATTCCTTAAATTAAATGATCTTGTTTGCTCATCAATGTGTGGCTGCTGGCGACCAGATCTGTTGCTGGACGCTGATGGTTTTGGGAATCAGTTGAACCTGCTGGAAAAGATCGGCAATATTCTGTTGAGCTTTGATCACTTCCGTCGTTAATGGTTGTACCGGCGAAGGTTTAAGACGACGCTCAAATGCAATCTTTGCTACCTCCGATTTCAGACCGGTACTTTTCTGATAAATATCTAGAGCTACAGCCTGGTTTTTAAGAATCCACTGGTCAGATGCATTTAAAGCCTGGATAAACTTCCCGGGGCTATCCGGATGCTTCTGAATAAATTCGGGATTGCCGATATAAAAGGAGTAGGTTTGTGGAAAGTCACTGGATTCAATCAGCACCTTAACCTTGCTGTCGAACTCGGCTGCACCCAGAAAGGGATCCCAGATTGCCCAGGCATCAATGGCTTTTTTGTCAAAAGCAGCACGTGCATCCGCAGGGGGAAGCCAAATGGCTTGAATCTCTGACCACTCCAATCCTGCTTTTTCCAGGGTTTTGGCCAGAAGTTCATGGGCACTTGAACCTTTTTGAACCGCGATCCGTTTTCCTTTCAACTGTTGAATGTTTTGAATCGCACTGTCTTTCGGCACGACCACGGCCAAAGAATTTCCCGCCACTTTTTCAAAGGCCACGTAGCTCAGGGCTTTGTCTGCCGCCTGTGCAAAAATAGGCGGAGTATTTCCCACATAGCCATAATCCACTGCACCGACCGCTAAGGCTTCCAGCATTTGTGGACCTGCCGGAAACTCTTTCCATTCAATTTTGGCACTCGGGAATTGTTGTTCTAATAGCTTTTCATCGCGTGCCACCAGCAGATTCAAGGCTGATTTCTGAAAGCCAATCGCAATGGTTTTTACCGGTTGTGTTGCTTTGGTGTCTGCAGCAGTCTTTTGCTGTGCTTCCTGTTTCTGACAGCCAGTCAGACTAAAGCTCAATAACGCTAAACTGATATAAGAAACTGTTTTTAAATGACTCATCTTTATTCTCGAATTATTCTGCTGTTATTTAATAATTGCTGCATCAATATTCAGCTTTTGTGGAATCAGCTGCTGCGCATAAAACGCATCGGCGACCTGTTGCTGTTTTTGAATCACGTCAGTCGTGAGGGGTTTAACACCGAAGCCCATGCGTGAAATAGAGGTTTTTAAGACATCGACGGCTAGACCTGTCGGTTTTTGCAGGAGCTGAGCGGCAGCGTCCTGATTTTTTGCGACCCAGTCCGTGGTCAGGTTTAGTTCATTGACAACCGCCTGTACCACCTGAGGATGGCTTTCTG from Acinetobacter lwoffii encodes the following:
- the ileS gene encoding isoleucine--tRNA ligase — protein: MSDKQTPENAVDYKATLNLPGTDFAMKANLAVREAKWLEEWYADNIYQQIRESRIGKKKYVLHDGPPYANGQIHLGHAVNKVLKDIIIKSRVMDGFDAPYVPGWDCHGLPIELKVEEKVGKVGVKVDASTFRKACREYAYTQVELQKKDFVRMGVFGDWDNPYLTMNFKQEADIVRSLGAIAKAGHIEPGLKPVNWCLDCGSSLAEAEVEYEDKKSDAIDVGFTVVDLADLSARLGVDVADRTDIVIWTTTPWTMPANQAVALHAELEYQLVKATAEDKAAQNFILAKSLVESATQRYGFTAFEVLAEFTGAKLEKLILQHPLIAERQVPVILGEHVTDASGTGAVHTAPGHGVDDYKVGLQYNLKVENPVGGNGVYLPTSPIFPGEHIYKANPKIIAALTEATKLWAHVVIKHSYPHCWRHKTPIIFRATPQWFISMDAKGLRQNALNAIENDISFVPDWGKNRIQAMIEGRPDWCISRQRTWGVPIPFFVHKDTNELHPRTPELIEEVAKLIEQEGIDGWYNRNASEFIGADAEQYNAVRDTLDVWFDSGTTHYAVLREREELTDPADLYLEGSDQHRGWFQSSLLTSIAINERAPYKGLLTHGFVVDEKGRKMSKSIGNVITPQDIIKDMGADGLRFWIASADYRYEMTAGKEIFSRASDGYRRIRNTLRFLLANLNGFKPSTDALPVDQLIALDQYILQRASEVQETIKKAYEDMNFHIVTTTLTNFCINDLGGFYLDIIKDRQYTTKADSQARHSAQTALYHLVQAFVRWMSPILSFTAQEAWPLIPEQSEKYVFTAEWYDIPVASTANVVSEAEWQTLIAVKSAVNKFIETARTAKTVGSNLSAKVELWANAELKAVLDKLSDELRFVLITSQVIVNEFDAAQGEASDLEGLNVKVSAADGEKCVRCWHVLPDVNTHSAHPGLCGRCIINLPTGQGEERKYA
- the ribF gene encoding bifunctional riboflavin kinase/FAD synthetase, producing the protein MQLLRLNALASHSELPKTAVTIGNFDGVHLGHQAMIRQLQQVAEAQGLKSVVMIFEPQPLEYFQGYDAPPRISSLREKVEYLTELGVDYIAVAKFDHTFRSLTAEAFADILKEKLNARHLVLGDDFHFGKNRQGNSEFLRNYGFEVTNLNTIALDGERVSSTRIRQTLQAGDLALAAQLLGRPYSITGRVQYGDQIGRTIDFPTINVRLNRHKPCLKGIYGVEVICETQSLKDKVKADSATQTGIAGYDPTALFGAGHVGTRPAIKQAHPEWRLEVHFPDVSANLYGLLMRVTFLNYLHGEKDYPSLEALKAGIDDDVEKLLEFRRNHPTFPF
- a CDS encoding 5'-methylthioadenosine/S-adenosylhomocysteine nucleosidase family protein, whose amino-acid sequence is MSDLALIMALPNESKGLFEAEGIQVHYSGIGKVNAAFKAFEVIQNTGCSTLLNLGSAGSSHFDAHELVEVTQFVQRDMDVSPLGFEVGMTPMDQHFPGAIELDSFFDHLPKGICGTGDSFETGISKVACNLVDMEGYALAKVCKKLGVRLISVKYISDGANETAHLDWEENLLLGAKKLLDLYQMVK
- a CDS encoding TetR family transcriptional regulator C-terminal domain-containing protein, whose protein sequence is MEQKKSTQKRNQLLNAALDVFSLYGFNGASLDEIAQIAEMHKSNIFYYYENKEALYVEVLTTVLQKWLAPLQTLEAELEPEEAITNYLMQKIEVSRTQPKASRLFALEVIQGAPHILEILKGPLKKLVKRKAKVISNWQEQGKISADIDPELLILNIWAITQNYADFATQMEMVTGKTLRNRSMQQRIIQHTVHMMLYGVIPRTDK
- a CDS encoding ABC transporter ATP-binding protein, producing MTDLSLGCHANDPIVPLDQPAAEINPAAVIGAEIIIEQLHKFYGSVKVLEDLDLHIQPGEFLAIVGRSGCGKSTLLRLIADLEQQSYGEIKFKSARHIREGITTDDIRVMFQDPRLLPWRSIEQNVQLGLPKEQHAKASQMLEKVGLKEKAGLWPSQLSGGQRQRTALARALSHQPRILLLDEPLGALDALTRLEMQNLIERLWTEQGFTAILVTHDVSEAVQLADRIILLDKGHIAKEFKVNLPRPRQKSVTFAELEQQVLQAVLAT
- the ssuC gene encoding aliphatic sulfonate ABC transporter permease SsuC, coding for MSKVVSVETLTPKQVSRGTILGQHLLPWLVPIFLIAVWQIASSTGLLESRILPAPSAVVLAFWNLLLSGELWTHVQVSAGRAISGLLVGGGLGLLLGLLNGSSKTASTLLDTTLQMIRNIPALALIPLVILWFGIDESAKLFLVAIGVFFPIYINTYHGIRSVDPQLIEMGKSYGLTRWQLYKEIILPGAMPSILVGLRFSLGLVWVLLIVAETISAQSGIGYMTMNAREFLQTDVVLVGILLYALLGKLADVLAAALERFLLRWHAGYQE
- the ssuD gene encoding FMNH2-dependent alkanesulfonate monooxygenase — encoded protein: MKIFWFIPTHGDSRYLGTSKGARVVDHAYMKQIAVAVDNLGYEGVLIPTGRSCEDPWLTAASLIDATKKLKFLVALRPGVTTPALAARMAATFDRLSNGRVLLNLVTGGDEQELKGDGVYEDHKTRYKTATEYTTIWREILKCSHTGESFTFHGERLSVDDAKLLYPPIQQPHPPLWFGGSSDDAIELATDQVDTYLTWGEPPAAVKEKIAVVKAKAAAKGRELNYGIRLHVIVRETNEQAWAAAEELIQYVDDATIAAAQAKFKSMDSVGQRRMAELHNGDRSKLEVSPNLWAGVGLVRGGAGTALVGDPETVAARIQEYADLGISTFIFSGYPHLEESIRFAELVFPLLPLETQQKLTQPNLTGPFGEIVANNYTPDENKQAEKIKESA
- a CDS encoding aliphatic sulfonate ABC transporter substrate-binding protein, producing the protein MSHLKTVSYISLALLSFSLTGCQKQEAQQKTAADTKATQPVKTIAIGFQKSALNLLVARDEKLLEQQFPSAKIEWKEFPAGPQMLEALAVGAVDYGYVGNTPPIFAQAADKALSYVAFEKVAGNSLAVVVPKDSAIQNIQQLKGKRIAVQKGSSAHELLAKTLEKAGLEWSEIQAIWLPPADARAAFDKKAIDAWAIWDPFLGAAEFDSKVKVLIESSDFPQTYSFYIGNPEFIQKHPDSPGKFIQALNASDQWILKNQAVALDIYQKSTGLKSEVAKIAFERRLKPSPVQPLTTEVIKAQQNIADLFQQVQLIPKTISVQQQIWSPAATH